In a genomic window of Saccharothrix sp. HUAS TT1:
- a CDS encoding phosphoribosyl-ATP diphosphatase, whose product MKTFDELFAELSERARTRPEGSATAAALEAGVHAQGKKVLEEAGEVWIAAEHESDERLAEEVSQLLYRVQVLMLGRGLTLEDVYKHL is encoded by the coding sequence GTGAAGACCTTCGACGAGCTGTTCGCCGAGCTGAGCGAACGCGCACGCACCCGCCCTGAGGGCTCCGCCACCGCCGCGGCTCTGGAGGCCGGGGTGCACGCGCAGGGCAAGAAGGTGCTGGAGGAGGCGGGCGAGGTCTGGATCGCCGCCGAGCACGAGTCCGACGAGCGCCTGGCCGAAGAGGTCTCCCAGCTGCTGTACCGGGTGCAGGTGCTGATGCTCGGCCGCGGCCTGACCCTCGAAGACGTGTACAAGCACCTGTGA
- a CDS encoding thioesterase family protein, with amino-acid sequence MMDAFYERLAEDRFASTAHTSGPWGEDSQHLGPPSALLARALERCAPRPGAVLSRVVLEVLGPVPVAELAVTASVERPGRSVELLAAELAHDGRPVLRARAWRMVAGDTAAVASGGDERLAPPSSCEPMAVPEHWRGGYLAAMEWRSVSGGIFTPGDAVVWARPLVRVVAGEEPSAVQRLFTAADSASGVSSRVDIRTWYAINTDLTVHLHREPVGEWFALDARTVIGPSGVGVATSTLHDERGPVGSSAQSLFVRER; translated from the coding sequence CTGATGGACGCCTTCTACGAGCGGCTGGCCGAGGACCGCTTCGCGTCGACCGCGCACACCAGCGGGCCGTGGGGCGAGGACAGCCAGCACCTGGGTCCGCCGTCGGCGCTGCTGGCGCGGGCGTTGGAGCGGTGCGCGCCGCGGCCGGGGGCGGTGCTGTCCCGGGTGGTGCTCGAAGTCCTCGGCCCGGTGCCGGTGGCCGAGCTGGCGGTGACCGCGTCGGTCGAGCGGCCGGGCCGGTCGGTGGAGCTGCTGGCGGCCGAGCTGGCGCACGACGGCCGGCCGGTGCTGCGGGCCAGGGCGTGGCGGATGGTGGCCGGTGACACGGCGGCGGTGGCGTCCGGCGGGGACGAGCGCTTGGCGCCGCCGTCGTCGTGCGAGCCGATGGCCGTCCCGGAGCACTGGCGGGGCGGCTACCTGGCCGCGATGGAGTGGCGTTCGGTCAGCGGCGGGATCTTCACCCCCGGTGACGCCGTGGTGTGGGCCCGGCCGCTGGTGCGGGTGGTGGCGGGCGAGGAGCCGAGCGCGGTGCAGCGGCTGTTCACCGCGGCCGACTCGGCGAGCGGCGTGTCCAGCCGGGTGGACATCCGCACGTGGTACGCGATCAACACCGACCTGACCGTGCACCTGCACCGCGAGCCGGTCGGCGAGTGGTTCGCGCTGGACGCCCGGACGGTGATCGGTCCGTCGGGGGTCGGCGTGGCGACCAGCACGCTGCACGACGAGCGGGGTCCGGTGGGGAGCAGCGCGCAGTCGCTGTTCGTGCGGGAGCGCTAG
- a CDS encoding RecB family exonuclease, with amino-acid sequence MAVPTITERPVRRPALSPSRAGDFKQCPLLYRFRAVDRLPEKPTRAQVRGTVVHAVLEDLFGLPAAERVPETARSLVGPAWDRVRAERPEFAELFAEGDPEQETWLASAEELLDGYFGLEDPRRFDPDARELLVEWELPSGVLLRGYVDRVDVAPTGEIRVVDYKTGAAPREIGEAKALFQMKFYALVLWRLRGVVPRQLRLMYLADRQALAYQPDEAELARFERTLEAIWDAILRAAKTGDFRPNPGKLCAYCDHKALCPAFEGTPPPYPGWPEPDAGVETALDRAD; translated from the coding sequence ATGGCAGTGCCGACGATCACCGAGCGTCCTGTCCGCAGGCCGGCGTTGTCGCCCTCGCGCGCGGGCGACTTCAAGCAGTGCCCGCTGCTCTACCGCTTCCGGGCCGTCGACCGGCTGCCCGAGAAGCCGACCAGGGCGCAGGTGCGCGGCACGGTGGTGCACGCGGTGCTGGAGGACCTGTTCGGCCTGCCCGCCGCCGAGCGGGTGCCGGAGACGGCGCGGTCGCTGGTGGGTCCGGCGTGGGACCGGGTGCGGGCCGAGCGGCCCGAGTTCGCCGAGCTGTTCGCCGAGGGCGACCCGGAGCAGGAGACCTGGCTGGCCTCGGCGGAGGAGCTGCTGGACGGCTACTTCGGGCTGGAGGACCCGCGCCGGTTCGACCCGGACGCCCGCGAGCTGCTGGTGGAGTGGGAGCTGCCCTCGGGCGTGCTGCTGCGCGGGTACGTCGACCGGGTGGACGTGGCGCCGACCGGCGAGATCCGGGTGGTCGACTACAAGACGGGCGCCGCGCCGCGCGAGATCGGCGAGGCCAAGGCGTTGTTCCAGATGAAGTTCTACGCGCTGGTGCTGTGGCGGCTGCGCGGCGTGGTGCCGCGCCAGCTGCGGCTGATGTACCTGGCCGACCGGCAGGCGCTGGCCTACCAGCCCGACGAGGCCGAGCTGGCCCGGTTCGAGCGCACGCTGGAGGCGATCTGGGACGCCATCCTGCGCGCGGCCAAGACCGGCGACTTCCGGCCGAACCCCGGCAAGCTGTGCGCGTACTGCGACCACAAGGCGCTGTGCCCGGCGTTCGAGGGCACGCCGCCGCCGTACCCGGGCTGGCCGGAGCCGGACGCCGGCGTGGAGACCGCGCTGGACCGGGCCGACTGA
- a CDS encoding site-2 protease family protein, with protein MATTGGWRRQVGRDGGLPLFRAAGIPVLLAPSWWLGSAAIVVLYAPLVGRIAPGAGGITGVLLAATFAIFLGLSVLAHELGHSLVALRLGLPVRRLRLFLLGGVSEVMRTPTRPGHEGAIAAAGPIVSIVLAGVFGLAAAAIPRPDAVWLLVAQTAFANAAVAVFNLLPGLPLDGGRILRAGVWAVTGRRATGTKAAVVGGGVVAALLVVWAVWGVLDGAEDRWLRFGVCLLTAWFVLAGARGELTAERRTTWPDGLTLGELVRPVLQLPAESPVSGALTASAGRGVVLVRADGVAAGLLDREMAQRLASTSPHAPAEQAAVPIRPETVLLENETGAEVVERVHGTAAWEYLVVDLEGRPAGVLRREDLKAALDRR; from the coding sequence GTGGCGACGACGGGTGGTTGGCGGCGGCAGGTCGGCCGGGACGGCGGGCTGCCGCTGTTCCGCGCGGCCGGGATCCCGGTGCTGCTCGCGCCCTCGTGGTGGCTCGGCTCGGCGGCCATCGTCGTGCTCTACGCGCCCCTGGTCGGCCGGATCGCGCCCGGCGCCGGCGGCATCACCGGCGTGCTCCTCGCCGCCACCTTCGCGATCTTCCTCGGCCTGTCCGTCCTGGCCCACGAACTCGGCCACAGCCTGGTCGCCCTGCGGCTCGGCCTGCCGGTGCGCCGGTTGCGGCTGTTCCTGCTCGGCGGCGTGTCCGAGGTCATGCGCACCCCGACCCGACCCGGCCACGAGGGCGCCATCGCCGCGGCCGGCCCGATCGTCTCCATCGTCCTGGCGGGCGTGTTCGGCCTGGCCGCCGCCGCCATCCCGCGCCCGGACGCGGTCTGGCTGCTGGTCGCGCAGACCGCCTTCGCCAACGCCGCCGTGGCGGTGTTCAACCTGCTCCCGGGCCTGCCGCTGGACGGCGGCCGGATCCTGCGGGCGGGCGTGTGGGCCGTCACGGGTCGCCGGGCCACGGGCACCAAGGCCGCCGTGGTCGGTGGCGGTGTGGTGGCCGCGCTGCTCGTCGTCTGGGCGGTGTGGGGCGTGCTCGACGGCGCGGAGGACCGCTGGCTGCGCTTCGGCGTGTGCCTGCTGACCGCGTGGTTCGTGCTGGCCGGCGCGCGCGGCGAGCTCACCGCCGAGCGCCGCACCACCTGGCCGGACGGCCTGACCCTGGGCGAGCTGGTCCGCCCCGTGCTCCAGCTGCCCGCCGAGAGCCCGGTGTCGGGCGCGCTCACCGCGTCCGCCGGCCGGGGCGTGGTGCTGGTCCGCGCGGACGGCGTCGCCGCCGGGCTGCTCGACCGCGAGATGGCGCAGCGCCTGGCCAGCACCTCGCCGCACGCGCCCGCCGAGCAGGCCGCCGTGCCGATCCGGCCGGAGACCGTGCTGCTGGAGAACGAGACCGGCGCCGAGGTGGTCGAGCGCGTGCACGGCACGGCCGCCTGGGAGTACCTGGTCGTGGACCTGGAGGGGCGGCCCGCGGGCGTGCTGCGCCGCGAAGACCTCAAAGCCGCCCTGGACCGCCGCTGA
- a CDS encoding response regulator codes for MIRVVVADDHAAIRAGLVMILNGADGVEVVGEAADGEAAVRLATGLRPDVVLMDIRMPGVDGIEATRRLGGVCEVLVLTTFDLDEYVHGALRAGAAGFLLKSVEAPALVDAVRQVAAGDGVLAPSVTRRVMREFASVAPRSRPAALDSLTEREVDVLRCLGEGLSNHQIGRKLHIGETTVKTHVSRVLTKLDLRSRVQAAILAQEAGLLGGGQVSGGPGRL; via the coding sequence GTGATCCGGGTGGTGGTGGCCGACGACCACGCGGCGATCCGGGCCGGCCTGGTGATGATCCTGAACGGCGCGGACGGCGTCGAGGTGGTCGGCGAGGCGGCCGACGGCGAGGCGGCGGTGCGGTTGGCGACCGGGTTGCGGCCGGACGTGGTGCTGATGGACATCCGGATGCCCGGGGTGGACGGCATCGAGGCGACCAGGCGGCTCGGCGGCGTGTGCGAGGTGCTGGTGCTGACCACGTTCGACCTGGACGAGTACGTGCACGGCGCGCTGCGGGCCGGTGCGGCGGGCTTCCTGCTGAAGTCGGTGGAGGCGCCCGCGCTGGTCGACGCGGTGCGGCAGGTCGCGGCCGGTGACGGCGTGCTCGCGCCGAGCGTGACGCGGCGGGTGATGCGGGAGTTCGCCTCGGTCGCGCCGCGCTCCCGGCCGGCCGCGCTGGACTCGTTGACCGAGCGCGAGGTGGACGTGCTGCGCTGCCTCGGCGAAGGGCTGTCGAATCACCAGATCGGGCGAAAGCTGCACATCGGCGAGACGACGGTGAAGACGCACGTGTCGCGGGTGCTGACGAAGCTGGACCTGCGCTCGCGGGTGCAGGCGGCGATCCTGGCGCAGGAGGCCGGGCTGCTGGGCGGCGGCCAGGTCAGCGGCGGTCCAGGGCGGCTTTGA
- a CDS encoding sensor histidine kinase — MQLRRGHRDVLVAAAFFAVGVVLDRLDMDLVLGGPGADAPLGVRLAVLAVACAGQAFRRRAPGVALAVVTPALVVDVRYGLTMPVMVVCIDVLFMATLNGSRGMHRAIVGVVAVLTVGITVAVAVLGDWRQSFYAGLQAFSLFVVPVWWSTNVRQHRDAAEQVTRIAELDRRAAVNAERTRMARDLHDVVAGHLSAIAIQSEAVLSLREDDPETVRTVLKSVRENSVRSLAEMRTMIDVLRADDPVDEPVAVRLAEVGRLVESAVAGGLVVDFRGADVAELPAGVDVAAYRVVQEALTNALKHAPGARTSVVLERQVRRLVVVVRNEAADGPRGVGTGLVSMAERAQVVGGALRAGREDDGDWVVRAEFPL; from the coding sequence GTGCAGCTCCGCCGTGGACACCGGGACGTGCTGGTCGCGGCGGCTTTCTTCGCCGTCGGCGTGGTGCTCGACCGGCTCGACATGGACCTGGTGCTCGGCGGTCCGGGCGCGGACGCGCCGCTGGGGGTCCGGCTGGCGGTCCTCGCGGTCGCGTGCGCCGGTCAGGCGTTCCGCCGCCGGGCGCCGGGCGTGGCGCTGGCCGTCGTGACCCCGGCCCTGGTGGTCGACGTGCGCTACGGCCTGACCATGCCGGTGATGGTGGTGTGCATCGACGTGCTCTTCATGGCCACCCTGAACGGGTCGCGCGGGATGCACCGGGCGATCGTCGGGGTGGTGGCCGTGCTGACGGTCGGCATCACGGTGGCGGTCGCGGTGCTCGGCGACTGGCGGCAGTCGTTCTACGCGGGGCTGCAGGCGTTCTCGCTGTTCGTGGTGCCGGTGTGGTGGTCGACGAACGTGCGGCAGCACCGGGACGCCGCCGAGCAGGTCACCCGGATCGCGGAGCTGGACCGGCGGGCGGCGGTGAACGCCGAGCGCACCCGGATGGCCCGCGACCTGCACGACGTGGTCGCCGGGCACCTGTCGGCGATCGCGATCCAGTCCGAGGCGGTGCTGTCGCTGCGCGAGGACGACCCGGAGACGGTGCGCACGGTGCTCAAGTCGGTGCGCGAGAACAGCGTGCGCTCGCTGGCCGAGATGCGGACCATGATCGACGTGCTGCGGGCGGACGACCCGGTGGACGAGCCGGTGGCGGTGCGGCTGGCGGAGGTGGGCAGGCTGGTCGAGTCGGCCGTCGCGGGCGGGCTCGTGGTGGACTTCCGCGGCGCGGACGTGGCCGAGCTGCCGGCGGGCGTGGACGTCGCGGCGTACCGGGTCGTGCAGGAGGCGTTGACCAACGCGTTGAAGCACGCGCCCGGCGCGCGCACGTCGGTGGTGCTGGAACGGCAGGTCAGGCGGTTGGTGGTGGTCGTGCGGAACGAGGCGGCCGACGGGCCGCGCGGTGTCGGGACGGGGTTGGTGAGCATGGCGGAACGCGCCCAGGTGGTCGGCGGCGCGCTCCGCGCGGGCCGGGAGGACGACGGCGACTGGGTCGTGCGGGCGGAGTTCCCGCTGTGA
- a CDS encoding tRNA (adenine-N1)-methyltransferase codes for MSTASGPFQPGDRVQLTDPKGRHYTIVLEPGKEYHTHRGALPHDKLIGQPEGSVVVSVGGTSFLALRPLLSDYVLSMPRGAQVIYPKDAAQIVMYGDVFPGARVLEAGAGSGALTCSLLRAVGEKGSVTSYEVRQDHADHAIRNVEQFFGERPGNWSLTVGDVVDHEGEVDRVVLDMLAPWDVLPAVSRSLIPGGVLVVYVATTTQLSKVTEAIREQQHWTEPHAWETLVRPWHVVGLAVRPEHRMIGHTAFLLTTRRLADGVTPPRPQRRPSKG; via the coding sequence GTGAGCACCGCCAGTGGTCCGTTCCAGCCGGGAGACCGGGTGCAGTTGACCGATCCGAAGGGACGGCACTACACGATCGTGCTCGAACCGGGCAAGGAGTACCACACCCACCGCGGCGCGCTGCCGCACGACAAGCTGATCGGGCAGCCCGAGGGGTCCGTGGTGGTCTCGGTCGGCGGCACGTCGTTCCTGGCGCTGCGGCCCCTGCTGTCGGACTACGTGCTGTCCATGCCGCGCGGCGCGCAGGTGATCTACCCCAAGGACGCCGCCCAGATCGTCATGTACGGCGACGTCTTCCCCGGCGCGCGGGTGCTGGAGGCGGGCGCCGGTTCCGGCGCGCTGACCTGCTCGTTGCTGCGGGCGGTCGGCGAGAAGGGCAGCGTGACCTCCTACGAGGTCCGCCAGGACCACGCCGACCACGCCATCCGCAACGTCGAGCAGTTCTTCGGCGAGCGGCCGGGCAACTGGTCGCTGACCGTGGGCGACGTGGTCGACCACGAGGGCGAGGTCGACCGGGTCGTGCTGGACATGCTCGCGCCGTGGGACGTGCTGCCCGCCGTGTCGCGCAGCCTCATCCCCGGCGGCGTGCTGGTGGTGTACGTGGCGACCACGACCCAGCTGTCGAAGGTCACCGAGGCGATCCGGGAGCAGCAGCACTGGACCGAGCCGCACGCGTGGGAAACCCTCGTCCGGCCGTGGCACGTGGTGGGCCTGGCCGTGCGGCCGGAGCACCGGATGATCGGGCACACGGCGTTCCTGCTGACCACCCGCAGGCTGGCCGACGGCGTCACCCCGCCCCGGCCGCAGCGCCGACCGTCCAAGGGCTGA
- the arc gene encoding proteasome ATPase: MQHGHPGSQPDEGGELNKGNNSGELTAQIRFLEDEIALLRRKLTESPRHVRLLEQRLAEATERVSQLTERNTKLIDTLREARSQLLALREEVDRLAQPPSGYGVFLARFDDGTVDVFTSGRRMRVSVSPAVEAPSLVLGQSVRLNEALTVVEGGDFERTGEVCTLREVLASETADSSIGRALVVGHADEERVVWLAQPLMDSPLKAGDSLLVDSKAGFAYERVPKAEVEDLVLEEVPDVKYEDIGGLFRQIEQIRDAVELPFLHADLFREYKLRPPKGVLLYGPPGCGKTLIAKAVANSLAKQVHAARGEDHREAKSYFLNIKGPELLNKFVGETERHIRLIFQRAREKASEGTPVIVFFDEMDSIFRTRGSGVSSDVETTIVPQLLSEIDGVEGLENVIVIGASNREDMIDPAILRPGRLDVKIKIERPDAEGAKDIFNKYLTPDLPIHADDLAEFGGDPVACIDGMVQHTVERMYEESEENRFLEVTYANGDKEVLYFRDFNSGAMIQNIVDRAKKAAIKSLLDTKQPGLSVRHLLDAIVDEFAENEDLPNTTNPDDWARISGKKGERIVYIRTLVTGKNQESGRAIDTATNTGQYL, from the coding sequence ATGCAGCACGGTCATCCCGGCAGCCAGCCCGATGAGGGTGGCGAGCTGAACAAGGGCAATAACTCTGGTGAGCTGACAGCGCAGATCAGGTTCCTGGAGGACGAGATCGCGTTGCTGCGCCGCAAGTTGACGGAATCCCCACGACACGTCCGCCTGCTGGAGCAGCGGTTGGCGGAGGCGACGGAGCGCGTCAGCCAACTGACCGAGCGCAACACGAAGCTCATCGACACCCTTCGAGAAGCACGCAGCCAGTTGCTCGCGCTGCGTGAGGAGGTGGACCGCCTCGCGCAGCCGCCCAGCGGCTACGGCGTGTTCCTGGCCAGGTTCGACGACGGCACGGTGGACGTGTTCACCTCGGGCCGTCGCATGCGGGTCTCGGTCTCGCCGGCGGTCGAGGCGCCGTCGCTGGTCCTGGGCCAGTCGGTGCGCCTGAACGAGGCGTTGACCGTGGTCGAGGGCGGCGACTTCGAGCGCACCGGCGAGGTCTGCACGCTGCGCGAGGTGCTGGCGTCCGAGACCGCCGACAGCTCGATCGGCCGCGCCCTGGTCGTGGGGCACGCCGACGAGGAGCGGGTCGTCTGGCTCGCCCAGCCGCTGATGGACTCGCCGCTCAAGGCGGGCGACTCGCTGCTGGTCGACTCGAAGGCGGGCTTCGCCTACGAGCGCGTGCCGAAGGCCGAGGTCGAGGACCTGGTGCTGGAGGAGGTGCCCGACGTCAAGTACGAGGACATCGGTGGCCTGTTCCGGCAGATCGAGCAGATCCGCGACGCCGTGGAGCTGCCGTTCCTGCACGCCGACCTGTTCCGCGAGTACAAGCTGCGCCCGCCCAAGGGCGTGCTGCTCTACGGCCCTCCCGGCTGCGGCAAGACGCTCATCGCGAAGGCGGTGGCGAACTCGCTGGCCAAGCAGGTCCACGCCGCCAGGGGCGAGGACCACCGCGAGGCCAAGAGCTACTTCCTCAACATCAAGGGCCCCGAGCTGCTGAACAAGTTCGTGGGCGAGACCGAGCGGCACATCCGGCTGATCTTCCAGCGGGCCCGGGAGAAGGCGTCCGAGGGCACCCCGGTGATCGTGTTCTTCGACGAGATGGACTCGATCTTCCGGACCCGCGGCAGCGGTGTGTCGTCCGACGTCGAGACCACGATCGTGCCCCAGCTCCTCAGCGAGATCGACGGCGTCGAGGGCCTGGAGAACGTGATCGTGATCGGCGCCTCCAACCGCGAGGACATGATCGACCCGGCGATCCTGCGGCCGGGCCGGCTCGACGTGAAGATCAAGATCGAGCGGCCGGACGCCGAGGGCGCGAAGGACATCTTCAACAAGTACCTGACCCCCGACCTGCCGATCCACGCCGACGACCTGGCGGAGTTCGGCGGCGACCCGGTGGCCTGCATCGACGGCATGGTGCAGCACACGGTCGAACGGATGTACGAGGAGTCCGAGGAGAACCGGTTCCTGGAGGTCACCTACGCCAACGGTGACAAGGAGGTCCTGTACTTCCGGGACTTCAACTCCGGCGCCATGATCCAGAACATCGTCGACCGCGCGAAGAAGGCGGCCATCAAGAGCCTGCTGGACACCAAGCAGCCGGGCTTGTCGGTGCGCCACCTGCTGGACGCGATCGTGGACGAGTTCGCCGAGAACGAGGACCTGCCCAACACGACCAACCCGGACGACTGGGCCAGGATCTCGGGCAAGAAGGGCGAGCGGATCGTGTACATCCGCACGCTGGTGACCGGCAAGAACCAGGAGTCGGGTCGGGCCATCGACACGGCGACGAACACCGGTCAGTACCTGTAG
- a CDS encoding response regulator — MTDVVIVDDQALLRGSFRVLVDSAPDLRVVGEAGDGAEAVAVVRETAPDVVLMDVRMPGMDGIAATREISSFSAARVLILTTFDLDEYVYAALRAGASGFLLKDTPPADLLAAVRVVAAGDALLSPSVTRRLVSEFSRTPPPRVDRLEKITEREQEVLLLIARGFSNAEIMQELRLSTGTVKTHIGRLLHKLQARDRAQLVIAAYESGLVTARS; from the coding sequence GTGACTGATGTGGTGATCGTGGACGACCAGGCGTTGTTGCGCGGCAGCTTCCGGGTGCTCGTGGACTCCGCGCCGGACCTGCGGGTGGTCGGCGAGGCCGGTGACGGGGCCGAGGCGGTGGCGGTGGTGCGGGAGACGGCGCCGGACGTGGTGTTGATGGACGTGCGGATGCCGGGGATGGACGGGATCGCGGCGACGCGGGAGATCAGTTCGTTCTCGGCGGCGCGGGTGCTCATCCTGACCACGTTCGACCTGGACGAGTACGTGTACGCGGCGTTGCGGGCCGGGGCGAGCGGGTTCCTGCTGAAGGACACCCCGCCGGCGGACCTGTTGGCGGCGGTGCGGGTAGTGGCGGCCGGGGACGCGTTGTTGTCACCCTCCGTGACGCGGCGGCTGGTGTCGGAGTTCTCCAGAACACCCCCTCCGCGCGTGGATCGGCTGGAAAAAATCACGGAGCGTGAACAGGAAGTATTGCTGTTGATCGCGCGCGGGTTCTCCAACGCCGAGATCATGCAGGAGCTGCGCCTGTCGACCGGCACGGTGAAGACGCACATCGGCCGTCTGCTGCACAAGCTCCAGGCCCGCGACCGGGCCCAGCTGGTGATAGCGGCCTACGAGTCCGGCCTGGTCACCGCCCGGTCCTGA
- a CDS encoding sensor histidine kinase: MRSRVLRILPTAYLYALDTAAAVLLVLVYLEFARNSGVSPWLGYPVAMLVGAPLALRRQRPVLTLVIVLTAQNVATLVHITLEPYSATAFALYMVAAVSAHRVAVIALGCSLGTAWAAVLISESWPESAGLAVFLSLVLGAAWALGRTTQVRRSYESRQAAEAASRAVTEERMRIARELHDVVAHNLSLITVKAGVAVHVAATQPEQAQEALRVIESASRGTLVEMRRLLGVLRSEQAAAELVPMPGLDDLPALVERASLAGVSVSLSVSGSLPDGLGLTAYRIVQESVTNVVKHAAPASCEVSIVVGDSSVVVSVVDDGPGERVLAGGVGGHGLIGMRERVAVYGGTFSAGPRAGGGFAVRAEVPLS, from the coding sequence GTGAGATCACGAGTCCTGCGGATCCTGCCGACCGCCTACCTGTACGCGCTGGACACAGCCGCGGCGGTGCTGCTCGTCCTCGTGTACCTGGAGTTCGCGCGGAACAGCGGGGTCTCGCCGTGGCTGGGCTACCCGGTCGCGATGCTGGTCGGCGCGCCCCTGGCGCTGCGCCGCCAGCGGCCGGTGCTGACGCTCGTGATCGTGCTGACCGCGCAGAACGTGGCCACGCTCGTCCACATCACGCTGGAGCCCTACAGCGCCACGGCGTTCGCGCTGTACATGGTGGCCGCGGTCAGCGCGCACCGGGTGGCCGTCATCGCGCTGGGGTGCTCGCTCGGCACGGCATGGGCAGCGGTGCTGATCAGCGAGTCGTGGCCGGAGTCCGCCGGGCTGGCCGTGTTCCTGAGCCTGGTGCTGGGCGCGGCGTGGGCGTTGGGGCGCACCACGCAGGTGCGCCGGTCCTACGAGAGCCGCCAGGCCGCCGAGGCCGCGTCCAGGGCGGTGACCGAGGAGCGGATGCGGATCGCCCGCGAGCTGCACGACGTGGTCGCGCACAACCTCAGCCTGATCACGGTCAAGGCCGGTGTCGCCGTGCACGTGGCGGCGACGCAGCCGGAGCAGGCGCAGGAGGCGTTACGGGTGATCGAGAGCGCGTCGCGGGGCACGCTGGTCGAGATGCGGCGGCTGCTGGGCGTGCTGCGGTCGGAGCAGGCAGCCGCCGAGCTGGTGCCGATGCCCGGGCTGGACGACCTGCCCGCGCTGGTCGAGCGGGCGTCGCTGGCGGGGGTGTCCGTTTCGCTGTCGGTGTCCGGCTCGCTGCCCGACGGGTTGGGGCTGACCGCGTACCGGATCGTGCAGGAGTCGGTGACCAACGTGGTCAAGCACGCCGCACCGGCCTCGTGCGAGGTGTCGATCGTGGTCGGGGACTCCTCGGTCGTGGTGTCCGTGGTGGACGACGGGCCCGGGGAGAGGGTGCTGGCCGGTGGGGTCGGGGGGCACGGGTTGATCGGGATGCGGGAGCGGGTGGCGGTGTACGGCGGCACCTTCTCGGCCGGGCCGCGGGCAGGCGGCGGCTTCGCGGTCCGCGCCGAGGTGCCGCTGTCATGA
- a CDS encoding ABC transporter ATP-binding protein, which yields MIEVRHLTKRYRATRAVDGLSFEVKPGYVAGFLGPNGAGKSTTMRAILGLDRPTSGEALVEGRRYADIRRPAHHVGALLDAGAVHGGRSAYDHLRVLARSNGIKDSRVVATLEQVGLAGVAKRRVGSLSLGMKQRLGVAGALLGDPGVLLFDEPVNGLDPEGIRWIRDLMRGLAAEGRTVLVSSHLMSEMALTADRVIVIGKGRLILEASMADLQEQFKKDVLVRTPAPDALVAALTAAGARTRSEDGALLVQGLAAPDIADLAAHHDIRLHELTPRSASLEDAYLELTEDSVEYRTKETTR from the coding sequence ATGATCGAAGTGAGGCACCTGACCAAGCGCTACCGCGCCACCCGCGCCGTGGACGGCCTGTCGTTCGAGGTCAAACCCGGCTACGTGGCGGGCTTCCTGGGCCCCAACGGCGCGGGCAAGTCCACCACCATGCGGGCGATCCTCGGCCTGGACCGGCCGACGAGCGGCGAGGCGCTGGTCGAGGGCCGCCGGTACGCCGACATCCGCCGTCCCGCGCACCACGTCGGCGCGCTGCTCGACGCGGGCGCGGTGCACGGCGGCCGGTCCGCCTACGACCACCTCCGGGTGCTGGCCCGCAGCAACGGCATCAAGGACAGCCGGGTGGTGGCGACCCTGGAGCAGGTCGGCCTGGCCGGGGTGGCGAAGAGACGGGTGGGGTCGTTGTCGCTGGGCATGAAGCAGCGCCTGGGCGTGGCGGGGGCCCTGCTGGGCGATCCGGGCGTGCTGCTGTTCGACGAGCCGGTCAACGGCCTCGACCCGGAGGGCATCCGCTGGATCCGCGACCTGATGCGCGGCCTGGCCGCGGAGGGCCGCACGGTCCTGGTGTCCAGCCACCTGATGAGCGAGATGGCCCTGACCGCCGACCGGGTGATCGTGATCGGCAAGGGCAGGCTGATCCTGGAGGCGTCCATGGCGGACCTGCAGGAGCAGTTCAAGAAGGACGTCCTCGTGCGCACGCCCGCGCCGGACGCCCTGGTGGCCGCGTTGACGGCCGCCGGCGCGCGGACCAGGTCCGAGGACGGCGCCCTGCTCGTGCAGGGGCTCGCCGCGCCGGACATCGCCGACCTGGCCGCCCACCACGACATCCGCCTGCACGAGCTGACCCCGCGCAGCGCGTCCCTGGAGGACGCCTACCTGGAGCTGACCGAGGACAGCGTGGAGTACCGCACCAAGGAGACGACCCGATGA